From the genome of Rarobacter incanus, one region includes:
- the fmt gene encoding methionyl-tRNA formyltransferase, with protein MRILFAGTPEVAIPSLEALAGSSHEVVGVLTRADARRGRGRALRASPVKVRAAQLGLDVSTERPRGEEFEAWLRDKRVDAVAVVAYGEILRPAVLEIPAHGWINLHFSLLPQWRGAAPVQRAIIAGDEFTGATTFVIEPDLDTGPIIGYVTQRVSPGATSGELFDLLAHAGAGLMVATMDAIADGSADPQPQSGAPTYAAKLTPAEGEIQWTRPALAAARHIAGFTPDPGAWTTLPGGARLGIGPVSVARPDDDRLGGRTLAPGQVLVTKRAVFVGTGTAAIELGEVSPQGKKPMNAADWARGARLSDDTRLGER; from the coding sequence ATGCGTATTCTATTTGCCGGCACGCCCGAGGTGGCTATTCCCTCCTTGGAGGCGTTAGCCGGATCGTCCCATGAAGTGGTGGGGGTGCTCACGCGCGCGGATGCCCGCAGGGGGCGCGGGCGCGCCCTGCGGGCATCTCCGGTGAAGGTGCGGGCCGCGCAGTTGGGCCTCGACGTGTCGACCGAACGCCCGCGCGGGGAGGAATTCGAGGCGTGGCTGCGTGACAAACGGGTCGACGCCGTCGCGGTAGTCGCCTACGGGGAGATTCTGCGCCCCGCGGTGCTGGAAATCCCGGCACACGGCTGGATCAACCTGCATTTCTCCTTGCTGCCGCAGTGGCGCGGGGCCGCCCCCGTCCAGCGTGCAATCATTGCCGGTGATGAGTTCACGGGTGCCACCACGTTCGTCATCGAGCCCGATCTGGACACCGGTCCGATCATCGGATACGTCACCCAGCGCGTTTCGCCCGGCGCTACTTCCGGCGAGCTTTTCGACCTCCTCGCGCACGCCGGGGCCGGACTGATGGTGGCCACGATGGACGCGATAGCGGATGGATCGGCCGACCCGCAACCGCAATCCGGGGCACCAACCTACGCCGCCAAATTGACGCCCGCCGAAGGCGAAATTCAATGGACGAGGCCCGCCCTCGCCGCCGCCCGGCACATCGCGGGATTCACCCCGGACCCGGGAGCCTGGACCACCTTGCCGGGGGGAGCGCGCCTCGGCATCGGCCCCGTCAGCGTGGCCCGGCCCGATGACGACCGCCTGGGCGGGCGCACACTCGCACCGGGGCAGGTCCTGGTCACCAAGCGGGCAGTGTTTGTGGGAACGGGAACGGCCGCGATCGAGCTGGGCGAGGTGAGCCCGCAAGGCAAGAAGCCGATGAATGCGGCCGACTGGGCGCGCGGGGCCCGCTTGAGCGACGACACGAGGCTGGGGGAGAGATGA
- a CDS encoding NADPH-dependent F420 reductase, with translation MSSITVFGNGNMGQAIAGVLTKGGASVDHIGSGDAGAAVTGDVVILAVPYPALDQIVQAYGAQLAGKIVVDITNPLNFETFDSLVVPEGSSATAELAAKLPNSRVLKAFNTTFAATLATGKVGQDVTTVLVAGDDAEAKATLIGLIENGGLRAKDAGSLKRAHELEALGFLQLTLAASEKIGWTGGFAVID, from the coding sequence ACCAAGGGCGGCGCGAGCGTTGACCACATCGGAAGCGGCGACGCGGGGGCCGCGGTTACCGGCGACGTCGTGATCCTGGCGGTGCCTTATCCCGCGCTCGACCAGATCGTGCAGGCCTACGGCGCGCAGCTCGCCGGCAAGATCGTCGTAGATATTACCAACCCGCTCAACTTCGAGACCTTCGACTCGCTGGTCGTGCCCGAGGGCAGCTCCGCGACGGCCGAACTCGCCGCCAAGCTCCCGAATTCACGCGTACTCAAGGCATTCAACACGACCTTTGCCGCGACCCTGGCGACCGGCAAGGTGGGGCAGGACGTTACCACCGTGCTGGTGGCTGGTGATGACGCCGAGGCCAAGGCCACCCTCATCGGCCTCATCGAAAACGGTGGCCTGCGCGCCAAGGATGCCGGAAGCCTCAAGCGCGCCCACGAGCTCGAGGCGCTTGGGTTCCTGCAACTGACGCTGGCGGCCTCGGAGAAGATCGGCTGGACCGGTGGGTTCGCCGTTATCGACTGA
- a CDS encoding riboflavin synthase: MFTGLIEEVGDVVELRWPDADRRDAHLRIRAARVTDGVAEGDSIAVNGVCLTVTEFGDGIFGADVMPQTIDVTTIGKLKVGSRVNLERALAVGDRLGGHIVQGHVDGTGTLISRAPGERWDVLAITLPDEIAPYVAGKGSIAVNGVSLTVANVGADRFEVSLIPETLARTNLGGLAVGDAVNLETDVLARHVATLMEARN; this comes from the coding sequence ATGTTTACGGGCCTCATCGAAGAAGTCGGGGACGTAGTTGAACTGCGTTGGCCGGACGCGGACAGGCGCGATGCGCACCTGCGCATCCGCGCGGCCAGGGTGACCGACGGTGTCGCCGAGGGCGATTCGATAGCGGTGAACGGGGTTTGCCTGACCGTAACCGAATTCGGCGACGGCATTTTCGGGGCCGATGTGATGCCGCAAACGATCGATGTGACGACCATCGGGAAGCTCAAGGTCGGATCCAGGGTGAATCTGGAGCGCGCTTTGGCCGTCGGCGATAGGCTGGGCGGTCACATCGTGCAGGGTCACGTCGACGGCACGGGAACGCTGATCTCACGCGCGCCGGGCGAACGCTGGGACGTGCTGGCAATAACGCTGCCGGACGAAATTGCTCCCTATGTCGCAGGGAAGGGATCCATCGCCGTCAACGGGGTGTCCCTGACCGTCGCGAATGTGGGCGCGGACCGATTCGAAGTCTCGCTCATCCCGGAAACGCTTGCACGTACCAACCTGGGTGGTCTGGCCGTCGGAGACGCGGTCAACCTCGAGACCGACGTTCTGGCCCGCCACGTCGCCACATTGATGGAGGCAAGGAACTAA
- a CDS encoding VOC family protein, producing MGAVTLNVADLDAMTRYYSQAVTLRVLSHDHDRVVLGRGGEPAVILVHEPSLRHAPSGGAGLFHTAIVFDTRAALATAVLSTMRYAPGTFAGSADHLVSEAFYFTDPEGNGVELYFDRERTTWSWVHGQVAMDTLHLDPRAYLTKYLPADEAADPGAHADGRVGHIHLSVGNVAVARDFYVNRLGFDVTATLGSAALFVSAGGYHHHMAMNVWNSRGAGRRGRTLGLAEVGIVVPSREDVEQTSDRLGHFGVAVRDDGRAISFADPWNNTVTLTPNA from the coding sequence ATGGGCGCGGTGACGCTCAACGTGGCGGATTTGGATGCGATGACGCGGTACTACTCGCAGGCGGTCACGCTGCGCGTGCTGTCGCACGATCACGATCGCGTCGTGCTGGGTCGCGGCGGCGAGCCCGCAGTGATTCTGGTCCACGAGCCGTCATTGCGCCACGCGCCGAGTGGGGGCGCAGGGCTATTTCACACCGCGATCGTGTTCGACACCCGCGCGGCGCTGGCAACGGCGGTTCTTTCGACGATGCGATACGCACCGGGAACCTTTGCGGGCAGCGCGGATCACCTGGTCAGCGAGGCCTTCTACTTCACCGACCCTGAGGGTAACGGGGTCGAACTGTACTTTGATCGTGAACGCACGACATGGTCGTGGGTCCACGGTCAGGTCGCCATGGATACGTTGCACCTCGATCCGCGCGCCTATCTCACCAAATATCTGCCAGCCGACGAGGCCGCCGACCCCGGCGCTCACGCCGACGGTAGGGTCGGGCACATTCATTTGTCCGTCGGCAATGTCGCGGTTGCGCGCGACTTCTACGTGAACCGATTGGGATTCGACGTCACGGCCACGCTGGGGTCGGCCGCGCTATTCGTGAGCGCGGGCGGGTACCACCACCACATGGCCATGAACGTGTGGAACAGCCGCGGGGCGGGGCGGCGCGGTCGCACCCTTGGCCTAGCCGAGGTGGGGATCGTGGTTCCATCTCGCGAAGACGTCGAGCAGACAAGCGATCGCCTGGGGCATTTCGGTGTTGCGGTGCGCGACGACGGCCGCGCGATTTCGTTCGCGGACCCGTGGAATAACACCGTCACTCTAACGCCTAACGCCTAA
- a CDS encoding multidrug effflux MFS transporter, whose amino-acid sequence MPEIASQKHVITRPILLTLALLAALAPIGTDLYLPAFPDLAVRLSASTASVQLTLTAFLAGAGVGQLAFGPLSDRVGRRGPLLAGLLACVLAGIMTALSPSIGVLIAARFVQGFTAAAGMVLGRAMVSDVSHGLEAARAMSLLMVVGGVAPVVAPVVGSALTAPLGWRGLMWIIAALSAIGLALAAAFLPETHKTAAPAAAHDRGQRGLAQSFATLRNGRYIAYTITFSFAFATMMAYISASPFVYQQVLGLTEVHYGIAFGLNALALMVTSGLAAKLTHVHGPHKLAGWGLTGAAVGALATCVAAVSAATPIILMAALFVTVGSLGFVFGNCTALALDSVRSVAGTGSAVLGAIQFLLAGLVAPIVGLAGEHTAIPMGATMVVLIAVSATAFLTVRNRPGVPDAGL is encoded by the coding sequence ATGCCCGAAATCGCGTCCCAAAAGCATGTCATCACCCGGCCGATCCTGCTCACCCTTGCTCTCCTAGCAGCATTGGCGCCGATCGGAACGGACCTATATCTCCCGGCATTCCCCGATCTAGCCGTTCGGCTCTCCGCATCGACCGCCAGCGTGCAACTGACACTGACGGCATTCTTGGCGGGGGCCGGTGTGGGGCAATTGGCGTTCGGGCCCCTATCCGATCGCGTCGGGCGCCGCGGGCCGCTCCTTGCCGGGTTGCTCGCCTGCGTGCTCGCAGGCATCATGACCGCACTTTCGCCGTCTATCGGCGTGCTCATCGCCGCACGATTCGTCCAAGGATTCACCGCGGCAGCGGGCATGGTCCTGGGGCGGGCGATGGTTTCGGACGTCTCGCACGGCTTGGAGGCCGCACGGGCGATGAGTCTGCTGATGGTCGTGGGCGGGGTCGCGCCGGTGGTGGCCCCGGTAGTCGGAAGCGCACTCACTGCTCCCCTCGGATGGCGCGGCCTGATGTGGATCATCGCTGCTCTGAGCGCCATCGGCCTTGCCTTGGCCGCCGCCTTTCTTCCGGAGACTCACAAAACGGCCGCACCGGCCGCCGCGCATGATCGCGGGCAGCGGGGCCTGGCACAGAGCTTCGCCACGCTTCGCAACGGGAGGTACATTGCCTACACGATTACGTTTTCGTTCGCCTTTGCGACCATGATGGCTTACATCTCCGCGTCACCCTTCGTGTACCAACAGGTCCTGGGGCTCACGGAGGTGCACTACGGGATCGCATTCGGTCTCAACGCCCTAGCCCTCATGGTCACCAGCGGGTTGGCGGCGAAGCTCACCCACGTTCACGGTCCGCACAAACTCGCTGGATGGGGCCTGACAGGGGCGGCGGTCGGCGCATTGGCGACCTGCGTGGCCGCGGTCAGCGCCGCGACGCCGATCATCTTGATGGCGGCACTGTTCGTTACCGTTGGATCGCTGGGATTCGTATTCGGCAACTGCACCGCGCTTGCGCTCGATTCGGTGCGGTCCGTGGCGGGCACCGGATCCGCGGTGCTGGGCGCGATCCAGTTCCTGCTCGCGGGCCTGGTAGCACCGATTGTCGGGCTTGCGGGCGAACACACTGCAATTCCCATGGGCGCGACGATGGTGGTTCTCATCGCGGTGTCCGCAACGGCGTTCTTGACGGTGAGAAACCGCCCCGGCGTGCCGGACGCCGGCCTGTGA
- a CDS encoding alpha/beta hydrolase, whose product MPSPSRLVRCVARALANQARSYSHGGLLIAIGFFCLAQTPSLVPRHGVYQALLTGIASAIGYAVGIASAWIYRTLGFTVTWKPHTRRVFGIVVAAIALLSIPTFLYLGERWQAQIRALVGIDTAPPARVFQVLFIALAIFVVLVQMGRGLRWLGVRVAHWLGRFLPVPVSRTIATVLVATLTVLTFNGAVVDGTLRILKSIYGQVDTTTDAGVARPTSQLRSGGPGSLVNWDDLGRQGRNFVAGGASTAQLGQFAAATEALQDTTAIEPIRVYAGLRSAGTLAEEAQLVVDELDRTKAWERDVLVVATATGTGWIDPSFLTALEYQHAGNTAVATMQYSFLPSWVGFLSDRATPPAAGTALFDAVYAKWSTLPKATRPYLLVYGLSLGSYGAQGAFSGTQDLAARSDGAVFAGTPNFTSLWSTETANRDRGSLEYHPIVDDGAQVRWLTSLTPADSLWRLQDEWGPQRTVYLQHASDPVVWWSPALAWNKPDWLSEPAGPDRSETMRWIPLVTFWQVSFDLFVAGDVPQGHGHNYHLEYARALEAVGAPSGWSQSDTDRLIALMTPMVSQA is encoded by the coding sequence ATGCCTTCACCATCGCGACTGGTTCGTTGCGTCGCGCGTGCTCTAGCCAACCAGGCCCGGTCGTACAGCCATGGCGGCCTGCTCATCGCCATCGGATTCTTTTGCCTGGCCCAGACGCCATCGCTCGTGCCGCGACACGGCGTGTACCAGGCCCTTTTGACGGGAATCGCCTCTGCCATCGGGTACGCCGTGGGGATCGCCAGCGCCTGGATTTACCGCACACTGGGGTTCACCGTCACCTGGAAGCCACACACCAGGCGCGTCTTTGGGATTGTAGTTGCGGCAATCGCACTGCTTTCCATCCCCACGTTCCTGTACCTGGGTGAGCGGTGGCAGGCGCAGATCCGTGCACTTGTGGGCATTGATACGGCTCCGCCGGCCCGCGTGTTCCAGGTGCTCTTTATCGCATTGGCCATTTTCGTGGTGCTGGTACAGATGGGACGAGGCCTGCGCTGGCTCGGGGTGCGTGTCGCGCACTGGCTGGGCCGCTTCTTGCCAGTGCCGGTTTCCCGCACAATCGCCACCGTTTTGGTTGCGACGCTCACTGTGCTCACCTTCAACGGCGCGGTGGTCGACGGCACCCTGCGGATCCTCAAGTCCATCTACGGGCAGGTCGATACGACGACCGACGCCGGCGTTGCGCGGCCGACCTCGCAGCTCCGGTCGGGCGGACCCGGGTCGTTGGTGAACTGGGACGACCTGGGCAGACAGGGGCGCAACTTCGTCGCCGGAGGCGCCTCGACCGCCCAGCTCGGCCAATTCGCCGCCGCGACCGAGGCGCTCCAGGACACCACCGCGATTGAGCCGATCCGGGTCTACGCGGGCCTCAGGTCCGCGGGCACTCTCGCCGAAGAGGCGCAGCTGGTCGTCGATGAACTCGATCGGACCAAGGCGTGGGAGCGCGACGTGCTGGTGGTCGCGACGGCCACCGGGACCGGGTGGATCGACCCGTCGTTCCTGACCGCGCTCGAATATCAGCACGCGGGCAACACCGCTGTCGCGACGATGCAGTATTCCTTCCTCCCCAGTTGGGTCGGGTTTCTATCCGACCGAGCGACCCCTCCCGCGGCGGGCACCGCCCTATTCGATGCCGTGTACGCAAAATGGTCGACGCTGCCCAAGGCAACGCGCCCATACCTGCTTGTGTACGGCCTGTCTTTGGGCTCCTACGGCGCGCAGGGGGCGTTTTCGGGAACGCAGGACCTTGCAGCGCGCAGCGATGGCGCAGTTTTTGCCGGAACGCCGAACTTCACGTCGCTGTGGAGCACCGAAACGGCCAATCGGGATCGTGGATCACTTGAATATCACCCGATTGTGGATGATGGAGCGCAGGTCCGTTGGCTCACTTCCTTGACGCCGGCGGATTCCTTGTGGCGCCTGCAAGACGAGTGGGGACCGCAACGGACCGTATACCTGCAACACGCCTCCGACCCCGTCGTGTGGTGGAGTCCCGCGCTCGCGTGGAACAAGCCGGATTGGCTTTCCGAACCGGCCGGACCCGATCGATCCGAAACGATGCGATGGATACCGCTGGTGACATTCTGGCAGGTGTCATTTGACCTGTTCGTTGCGGGCGATGTGCCGCAGGGTCACGGCCACAACTATCACCTCGAATACGCGCGCGCATTGGAGGCGGTGGGGGCGCCGAGCGGATGGTCACAAAGCGACACCGATCGACTCATTGCCCTCATGACGCCTATGGTTTCCCAAGCCTAG
- the ribD gene encoding bifunctional diaminohydroxyphosphoribosylaminopyrimidine deaminase/5-amino-6-(5-phosphoribosylamino)uracil reductase RibD: MQAGQGRAEEIPDILNEEEALELAVELAKRGPGGQANPQVGCVILQPSRHDFGGQSAVVGVGWHRGAGTDHAEVAAIKSAQPVSLVGATAVVTLQPCNATGSTGPCAQALVDAGIRRVVYAVSDPAAQAAQSDDYLRKHGVQVVGPLTADDGSVPPRAYELVRRWLLAQQRRRPYVIVKSSASLDGRIAAPDGSSRWITGARARAFAHFVRGNMGAIIVGTETVLIDDPLLSARRPDGSEGPFQPLRVAMGMRDVPAAAKIRTGDHFVHARTRDPRSALAQLWELGVSCVLVEGGGQVISAFLAAGLVDEIHAYIAPMLLGADGVPSVGPTGITTLAQAPRFSVRDVKPLDPDVLLVLDTTTLEK, translated from the coding sequence GTGCAGGCAGGGCAAGGCCGCGCGGAAGAGATCCCGGATATCCTCAACGAGGAAGAGGCTCTGGAATTAGCCGTCGAATTGGCGAAGCGCGGGCCAGGTGGTCAGGCGAATCCGCAGGTGGGTTGCGTGATCTTGCAGCCCTCGCGGCATGACTTCGGCGGGCAAAGCGCCGTCGTCGGCGTCGGGTGGCATCGCGGCGCCGGAACCGACCACGCGGAGGTTGCCGCCATCAAGAGTGCGCAACCGGTCTCCCTGGTCGGCGCGACGGCCGTCGTGACCCTCCAACCATGCAATGCGACCGGAAGCACGGGCCCCTGCGCGCAGGCGCTGGTTGACGCGGGGATTCGCCGGGTTGTCTACGCCGTATCCGATCCGGCCGCGCAGGCCGCGCAATCCGACGACTACCTTCGCAAGCACGGCGTGCAGGTCGTGGGACCGCTGACTGCCGATGATGGATCGGTTCCGCCCCGCGCGTACGAACTGGTGCGGCGCTGGCTCCTCGCCCAACAACGACGCCGTCCCTATGTCATTGTCAAATCCTCGGCGTCGCTCGATGGCCGTATCGCCGCCCCCGACGGTTCGAGTCGGTGGATAACTGGGGCGCGTGCGCGCGCGTTCGCCCACTTCGTTCGCGGCAACATGGGCGCGATCATTGTGGGAACCGAAACCGTGCTGATCGACGACCCGCTGCTCAGCGCGCGCAGGCCCGACGGATCCGAGGGACCATTTCAACCCCTGCGCGTGGCGATGGGAATGCGGGACGTGCCCGCGGCGGCGAAAATTCGCACCGGCGACCACTTTGTGCACGCGCGCACCCGCGACCCGCGCAGCGCCCTCGCGCAACTGTGGGAGTTGGGCGTGTCATGCGTCCTGGTCGAGGGCGGCGGGCAGGTGATTTCGGCTTTCCTGGCGGCCGGGTTGGTCGACGAGATCCACGCCTACATAGCCCCCATGCTGCTCGGTGCCGATGGCGTGCCGAGCGTGGGCCCGACGGGCATTACTACGCTCGCGCAGGCGCCACGGTTCAGCGTGCGCGATGTAAAGCCCCTCGACCCCGACGTGCTGCTGGTTCTCGATACGACGACGCTGGAGAAGTGA
- the rpe gene encoding ribulose-phosphate 3-epimerase, protein MNARIHPSILSADFANLERDLHAIAVADAAHVDVMDNHFVPNLTLGVPVVERLQQVSPIPLDVHLMIEDPDRWAPQYAETGAESVTFHAEAAAAPIRLARELRRLGSRAGLALRPATPIEPFIDLLPEVDMVLIMTVEPGFGGQPFIDAMLAKVRRTRQAISAANLPVWLQVDGGIAPSTIERAALAGADVFVAGSAVFGSPDAALATSELRRMADLHAH, encoded by the coding sequence ATGAACGCCCGGATACACCCCAGCATCCTGTCCGCCGACTTCGCAAACCTGGAACGCGACCTACACGCGATCGCGGTGGCGGATGCGGCCCACGTCGACGTGATGGATAACCACTTCGTCCCCAACCTGACGCTTGGTGTTCCCGTCGTCGAGCGTTTGCAGCAGGTTTCCCCGATCCCGCTCGACGTGCACCTGATGATCGAGGATCCCGATCGGTGGGCGCCGCAGTACGCGGAGACGGGAGCCGAGTCGGTGACGTTCCACGCGGAGGCGGCCGCCGCGCCGATCCGCTTGGCGCGCGAGCTGCGCAGGCTCGGATCGCGGGCCGGGTTGGCGTTGCGTCCGGCAACCCCCATCGAGCCGTTCATCGACCTGCTGCCCGAAGTCGATATGGTGTTGATCATGACCGTCGAGCCCGGATTCGGCGGTCAGCCCTTTATCGACGCGATGCTAGCCAAGGTGCGCCGCACCCGGCAGGCAATTTCCGCCGCCAACCTGCCCGTGTGGTTGCAGGTTGACGGAGGAATCGCACCCAGCACAATCGAAAGAGCGGCACTGGCCGGTGCTGATGTGTTCGTGGCCGGGTCGGCGGTGTTCGGAAGCCCCGACGCGGCTTTAGCCACCAGCGAACTGAGACGAATGGCCGACCTGCACGCTCACTGA
- a CDS encoding MarR family winged helix-turn-helix transcriptional regulator, with product MNNVTGAKSGAATRRDDLADIGGYVTAIARYLTEIAHRHPAVARLTPLEILIVRYVEMHGGVSPKDLAKSVGMQASNTSAALRSLARQGLIEKRRVEGDGRKISLHVTDEALRTIAMVRDITADALEDLVPRGPAAGRLLRALTEIEDGLRR from the coding sequence ATGAACAATGTGACCGGCGCCAAGAGCGGCGCGGCGACCAGGCGGGACGATCTGGCCGATATCGGCGGGTACGTCACCGCCATCGCTCGCTACCTCACCGAAATCGCGCATCGACATCCCGCCGTCGCGCGACTCACTCCCCTTGAGATTCTTATCGTCAGGTACGTCGAGATGCACGGAGGCGTCTCCCCGAAGGACCTGGCCAAGAGCGTCGGCATGCAGGCAAGCAACACGAGCGCGGCGTTGCGTTCGCTTGCGCGCCAGGGCCTTATCGAAAAGCGGCGCGTCGAAGGCGACGGCAGGAAGATATCGCTGCACGTCACCGACGAGGCCCTACGAACCATTGCCATGGTGCGGGACATAACGGCAGACGCTTTGGAGGACTTGGTACCGCGCGGCCCGGCCGCCGGCCGACTCCTGCGCGCGCTGACCGAAATCGAGGATGGCTTGCGCCGCTAG
- a CDS encoding RsmB/NOP family class I SAM-dependent RNA methyltransferase, giving the protein MNQRSGQGRGGGRDDRPRARDGRRDSAGHQRGAARMRGDGRRSAAAPSMRDRSSDEPRAAAFDVLVDVETNDAYANLVLPARLARADLGGRDAAFATELAYGTLRMQGHYDAILSECVDRALPDIDAPVRVALRLGAHQLLGMRVPAHAAVSQTVGLVRHKIGAGPAQFVNAVLRKVSTKTADQWQAGIAAQLSDPVELASFTYSHPAWIVRALKAALVANGRDPGELEELLRADNTPAPVMLVARPGLIDPAELLTHSGGGRVARLSPFAVEAGAVPPRHIAAVKDGRAGVQDEGSQLVALALAAAPIDGRDKRWLDMCAGPGGKTALLAALAARRGARVVANEVQPHRAGLVRKNVAAAAPGSIEAVRTADGRDIGGDEPGSFDRVLVDAPCTGLGALRRRPEARWRKQPSDLPELSALQRELLESALAAVRPGGIVAYVTCSPHVAETKLVVDDVIRGRDDIEIVDAARVLESVVVDPGDSRVDFGAGPAIQLWPHIHHTDAMHATMLRRLR; this is encoded by the coding sequence ATGAACCAACGATCCGGGCAGGGCCGCGGTGGCGGGCGCGATGACCGGCCGCGCGCCCGCGACGGCAGGCGTGACAGCGCGGGGCATCAGCGCGGGGCCGCCCGCATGCGCGGGGACGGCAGGAGATCCGCCGCTGCGCCATCGATGCGAGACCGGTCGAGCGATGAGCCGCGCGCGGCCGCCTTCGATGTTCTTGTGGACGTCGAAACGAATGACGCATACGCAAACCTGGTGTTGCCGGCCCGGCTTGCCCGCGCCGACCTGGGCGGCCGCGATGCAGCATTCGCCACGGAGCTCGCGTACGGGACCTTGCGGATGCAGGGTCACTACGATGCCATTCTTTCCGAGTGCGTGGACCGCGCGCTGCCCGACATCGACGCGCCGGTGCGCGTCGCACTGCGCCTGGGTGCCCATCAATTGCTTGGCATGCGCGTTCCGGCGCACGCCGCGGTGTCGCAAACCGTCGGGCTGGTGCGCCACAAGATCGGCGCCGGACCGGCACAGTTCGTCAACGCGGTGCTGCGAAAGGTAAGCACCAAAACGGCCGACCAGTGGCAAGCCGGAATTGCGGCGCAGCTGAGCGACCCGGTCGAGCTGGCCTCGTTCACCTATTCCCATCCCGCTTGGATCGTGCGCGCCTTGAAGGCCGCCCTGGTCGCCAACGGGCGCGATCCGGGCGAACTCGAAGAGCTGTTGCGCGCCGACAATACGCCCGCGCCGGTCATGCTCGTCGCGCGCCCGGGCCTGATCGACCCGGCCGAATTGCTCACCCACAGCGGCGGCGGGCGGGTCGCACGGCTCTCCCCGTTCGCGGTGGAGGCCGGCGCGGTACCGCCGCGCCACATCGCGGCAGTCAAGGACGGACGCGCAGGGGTGCAGGACGAGGGAAGCCAACTAGTGGCGCTGGCCCTGGCTGCGGCGCCCATCGACGGCCGCGACAAGCGCTGGTTGGATATGTGCGCGGGCCCCGGCGGGAAGACCGCACTCCTGGCCGCCCTTGCGGCCCGGCGAGGCGCGCGCGTCGTCGCCAACGAGGTGCAACCGCACCGCGCGGGTTTGGTGCGGAAGAATGTTGCGGCCGCCGCGCCCGGATCAATTGAGGCGGTGCGCACCGCGGACGGACGCGACATCGGCGGGGACGAGCCCGGGTCATTCGATCGGGTCCTTGTCGATGCCCCCTGCACCGGCCTGGGGGCGCTGCGGCGCCGTCCGGAGGCCAGGTGGCGCAAGCAGCCGAGCGATCTGCCCGAGCTTTCGGCACTGCAACGCGAACTGCTCGAATCGGCACTGGCGGCGGTGCGGCCCGGGGGAATCGTTGCGTACGTGACCTGCTCCCCGCACGTCGCCGAAACGAAGCTGGTGGTCGACGACGTGATCCGCGGTCGTGATGACATCGAAATCGTCGATGCGGCGCGGGTACTGGAATCCGTCGTCGTCGATCCAGGCGACTCGCGCGTCGATTTCGGTGCCGGGCCCGCGATCCAGCTGTGGCCGCACATCCACCACACCGATGCGATGCATGCCACCATGTTGCGCCGTCTACGCTAG